The Sphaerisporangium siamense genome includes the window GACGTTCGTCGACGAGGTCGAAGGGCCCTCGTGGACGACCCTGACCACCAGCAAGGTCTCCTCCTCGATCGGCGCCCTGGCAGGTGACCGGCTGGTCGTCGTAGCGGTCACGGCCGACGCCGGGACCACGCTGACCGGCATCTCTGGCGGGTCGCTGACGTGGACGTTGCAGCAGTCGGTCGCGGTGAGCCAGTACTGCACGGTGTACGCCTGGACGGCGACCGTGGACGCCGACAAGACGATGAGCGTCACCGTGACGGCGTCCAACGCGCTGAACCAGTGGGGCCTGTCGATGTCGCGGTTCCGCGACTCCGACGGGTTCGGCGTGAGCAGCAAGACCAACGTCTCCTCCGGTGCGCCGTCGCTGGCGTTGACCACGACGCAGGACAACTCCGCGATCGTGGTCATCTCGGCCGACTGGAGCGCCACATCCGGTACCTCAAGGGTCTGGCGCACGATCAACACGATCACGCCGACCTTGGCCAACGGACTGGAGCGGGTCTACCAGCTGTCGTCCGGCCAGTACACCGCCTACTCGGCCTACTGGCCGGACTCGGGGACCGCCGGAGCGAAGACCACGGGCCTGAGCGCGCCGTCCGGACAGAAGTACGCGATCATCGCGCTGGAAGTCCTTGGCACCGCCTCCACCGCCAAACCGCTGGCGGACAGTGGTTCGGCCGCTGAGGTGTTGCCCGTCTCGGCATCCAACGCGCCCGAGGACACGGGCAACACCACCGAGGCACTGTCCGCGGCGGCAGCGGCCTCGCCCGGCGACGTGGGCTCCGCGGGCGATCTCCTGACGGCGGCCGTCTCCACGGCCCTGGCCGACACCGGCGGCGCCGACGACGCCGCCACGGTGGCCAGGGTGACCGGACTGCCGGACACTGCCGCAGCCGCGGACGCTGTCGGGGCAACCGGCATCACAGGGCTTTCCGACGCGGGCACCTCAGCCGAGGCGCTGACGCTCCAGGCCGCCGGAGCCGTCGCAGACACCGCTTCGGCGGGCGAGCTCCTCACACCAGCGGTGGCCGCGCCGGTTGGCGACCTCGGCACGGTGGGCGAGGCTCTGGCCGCCTCCGCGGCCGTACCGCTCGCCGACATGGGCGCGGCCGGGGACGACTCCTCGACCGGGACGCCGAAGCCCCTCGCCGACGCCGCAACTGGTGGCGAGGGCCTGGCGGTCGCCGCGGCGGCGGTGCTGCACCTGTCGGCGGCGGGTGCCGAGAGCCTCACGGCCAGCGCAACGGCGACACTGAGCGATGGCGCCACCGCGGCCGACGACGCGAGCACGGGAACGCCGAAGCCTCTGACCGACGGCGTGACAGCCGCCGAGACGCTGACGGCCTCCTCGGTCACCACCCTGCCCGAGGCCGGGGCCGCGACCGACGCACCCTCGGTCATCACGACGCTCCTGCTCACCGATATGGGCTCGGCGGTGGACGCGGCCTCGCTCGGCACCGCGCCCGTGTTGCCGGATGCGGGTACCAGTGCTGAGGCGATGATCGCCTCCGCGCAGGTGCCGCTCCTGGACGCGGCGGTGATGGCGGAACTCGCGGCCATTGCGGCTGCCACGCCGCTCGGCGACAGCGGATCCGCAGGGGAAGCGCTCGGCGCCCGGATGCCGGTCCTGCTGGGCGACGGTGGGGTAGGCGCCGACGCGCTCGTGGGGGCGGCGCTGAAGGTGTTCCTGGAGGCGTTCAGCAGCGGTGCTGTGGTGCGTCCGGGCCTGGATGCGGGTGTGACGGTCCTGGCCAGCATGGAGGAGGCCGGCACAGTGGTGTCGGGCCTGGAAACCTAAGGGGGCACATGACCGCGACCCGGGTGCTGCGTACCGCGTCGGCGACCTTGCAGCGGACGTTCTATCTGGGGGAGACCCCGGCGGACTCCTCGACGCCGGTGACCGTTACCGTGACGGACGCTACCGGCGCCGTCGTCACCACCGGGACCGCCACCTCCTCAGGGCCGGACACGGGCACCTACCAGTACACCTTGCCGGGGCAGGCACAGCTGGCCCGGCTCACTGCGGCGTGGGCGGCGACGATCGGCGGCACGGCCGTGAGCGCCGAGGAGCCGGTCGAGGTCGTCGGCGGGTTCTTCTTCACTCTGGCGGAGGCTCGCGCCTCAGATGAGTCGCTGGCCGACACCACCCGTTATCCGACGGCCGCCATGGCGGCGGCGCGGCAGGACACCGAGGCCGAGTGCGAGGCCATCTGCGGACGCGCATTCGTCCCCCGCTACCGGCTGATCACACTGGACGGCTCGGGCACCAGCGACCTCCTGCTGCCGGACGGCGGTGACGAACTGGTCGCGGGCAGCATGCTGCGCGGCGTGCGGACTGTGCGCTCGGCCCGGATCGCCCCTCGCGTGGGGTTCGCCTTCACGCCACTCACCACGGGACAGCTGGCCGCGCTGGCCGTGACACGGGACGGCATGCTGCGCCGCACCGACGGCGGCATCTGGACCGAGGGCGTGCGCAACGTCGTGCTGGAATACGAGTACGGCTCCGACGCGCCGCCGGCCGAAATACGGCGCGCGGCCCTGCAGCGGTTCCGCTGGCTGCTGACCGCCCCGCGCAGCGGTATCCCCGACCGGGCCACGTCATTCCAGGCGGCCGAGGGCGGGGTGTACGAACTGGACACGGCGGGGGCGTCCCGGACGGGAATCCCCGACGTGGATGCCGCCTACCTGCGGTACGCGCGGGGTGGACAGGGGGACGGGCAGTCCGGGGGACGGAGCGGCCGTCCCGCCTCCCGGCCGCTGAACTTCGATCCCCAGCACTACTCGCTGTTTCATGGAGGTGTCCGGTGATGCGTGGGACGTCCGCCGCAGCGGTGAAGCGAGCGCTATTCGAACAGCTCACGCGACGCTTCGCCGCAGAGCCACAGGTGAGCGGTGTGCGGGTCAGCTACGGCCCACCTGGGCGGATCGAACGCGAGCACGTGTACCTTGGCGCGGCGAGGTTCGGCCACGAGCCGGCTGCGATGGGGCAGGTGCTGGCCCGCCAGGAGACGCTCACGGTCACCGCGCACGTCTACACGCGGATCCCCGGCGGCAAGCAGGAGGAGGCCGACGGTCGCGCCGTGCAGATCGGCACGGTGCTGGAGCAGCTGCTCGCCGCGGACCCGAGCTTCCGGATCCTGCCCGAGGTCATGTTCGCCGGGGTCACCTCCGGAGAGCTCGACGGCGGGGATGACGATGACGCGGTCGTGGCTGTGGTGAACTACGAGCTGACCTTCCGCGCGACGCTGCGCTGATGGCCGACGTCGACGGCACCGCCGAGCTGCGCCTGTTCATCAAGCAGCTCGGCAAGATGCCCACGGACATCCGCCAGGACCTGCGGCCCAAGCTGAAAGGCATCGGCCAGGCCGCCCTGTTCAGTGTGCGGTTCCAGGCGTCCTGGTCGACGCGGATCCCGCGGGCGACGCGCCTGCAGATCGGCCTGTCCAAGCGCAACCCCGGCATCGCGATCGTGGTGAACAAGAACCAGGCGCCGCACGCCCGCCCCTTCGAGAACGGCGGCCAGCCGGGCACCTTCCGGCACCCGGTGTTCTGGCCGCGTGAGCGCAAGGTCGTGTTCGGCGTCGAGCGCCCGGACGCGCGCATCCGTGACCGCTGGGTGAATCAGACCGCCCGGCCGTTCCTGGCCAAGGGTGCCCGTCCGCACTTCGCGGAGGTCGACCGGGAGCTGAAGGACGTCGTCGACGCTGCGGCCCGAAAGGCCGGGTTCCGCTGAGCCGCTGAGGCAGCAAGCCTCGCCGTACGCCTGACACGGGCTGGGGGTGCCGTTGCCGTCCTTCCGCAGCGTGTCACAGGCGTCATCCGGCACCGCGGCCACCTTCGCAGTCTCCAAGCCCACTGGCACCGTGCAGGGCGACATGCTGGTGCTCTGCCACGCCGCCGACATCGGCAGCCTCGCGGAGATGGGCACCCCGAGCGGCGGAGCCACCTGGCAGTTGCTGGACTCGGCGCAGTGGCCGACCAACACCGACGCCGGAATGAAGATCTGGTGGAAACTCGCCGGCGCAAGCGAGCCCACCAGCTACGGGCTGACGCAGAACTCCGGTGCCGACGGCACGGCCACCGTCGTGTGCCTCCAGGACCCGGGCGCGGGCACACCGGTCGTCGCGCACACCGGCGGCACGACCAGCACGACCAGCATCCCCACCCCGTCGACGACCCCGAACGGCAGCAACGACTTCGAGCTCCGCTTCGCCGGCGCGTCCAGCGGCAACGGCTCGGCGACGTCCTTCACGCCTCCGGCTGGCTTCACCGAGCGATCGGATGTCACATCGGGCAGCCAGTACGCGCCGCAGTCGTGCGCGACGCGAACGCTGTCGAGCGGCGGCGCGACCGGCACGCAGAACTTCACCTCGGCGAACGCCCTGGTCAAGTACCTCGGATTCACGGTCAACGTCCCTTCCGGTCCCACTACCAAGAGCCTTAACGATGCGGGTGCGGCGAGTGACGGCCTGTCGGTGGCTCCTAGCGAATCGGTGTTCCAGGGATACGTGACCGGCATTTCCTCGGGATCCTCCACCACTCATACGGTGGCCAAGCCCGCTGGGACCAATCTCGGGGACGTGCTCATCGCGGCGATCCTCACCAACAACGGTGACACCTCAGCGGATTCGATTACCGGCGGCTCGGCCTGGTCGAAGGTGGGGGGAGACACCTGGTCGGTGGGCTCGACATTCGGCGGCATGACGATCTGGAAAAAGACCGCCGGGGGGAGCGAACCGTCCACCTACACGGTGACCGTGTCGAACAACGAGGCGTCGTCAGTGGTCATGCGGATCTTCGGATCCTCCGGTGGCGCGGTCACCTCCGACCACGTGAAGAGTAACGCCAGCACGTTGACCTTCACAACGCCGTCCACCTCGCCATCCGTTCCCAGCACCGAGCTGCGGATTATCGCCGCCCGCGAACTCAATTCGGCAGGGAACTTCAACGCGACAGCCGGATTCACTGAACGGATCGATACGTTCAGCGGATTCACCACCAAGTTCTTCCTTGCCACGCGCAATGCTCCTGCGGGTGCTACAGGCACTGCGAATTTCATCCGCGACTCTGTCAACTGGAGCGACTGGCAGGCGTGGACGATCAACGTCCCCGACAATGTGACGCTGGCCAGCCTTGCGGAGTCCGGCGCTGGCACCGAATCCATCTCGCTAGCGATCTCGCCGTCTATCTCCGATGGGGCAACGGCTGCTGAGCTGCTGGCGGTCACCGCCAGTGTTGCGATCATCGAATCGGCGGCATCAGTTCAGAGCCTCGCCGAAGTGGTGGTCCTGTCGATCGCTGAGGCGGGGGCGGCGGCCGAAACGATCCTCGCAGGAGTCGCGAAAAGCGCCGGCGACGCGGCTATGGCAACCGACGGCCTGACCGCATCGACCACGCCGGCCCTGGCACAGAGCGGTACCGCTGTTGACGCGTTGGCCGGCACCGCAGGCGTCAACGTCAGTCAGAGCGCAGTCGCGGCCGACACGCTGATCAGCTCTTCGGTGTCGTTCAAGGCGCTGGCCGAAGCTGCTGCGGCGGCCGACATCCTGGCCGGAGTCATGGAACGCAACTTCGGTCCGGCCTGGTCACCCCGCCGAAGGTGGTCAACTGGGCCGCTCCGGAGAGGGGGGTCGGCCGGCACACCCTCCCGCCGCTACTCCGCCGGACCGCCCCGCACGCGATAGGAGGCCACCTTGGATCCGATCTCCTCGCTGTCCAAGGAGTACATCTACAGCTTCGTCGAGGGCGTGGCCGGCACTGAGACCGTTGAGGTCGCCTGCGTCCAGACAGCCGAGCCGACCTCCGGCGACTGGAAGCCCGCGGGGTGGGCCAACGTCACTCCGGCGGGCGCGGACGCGCGGATCCTCATCGGCCCGGGCACCACGCTCGCCCTGGCCGATGGCACATACCAGATGTGGGTCCGGGTCACCGGCACCACCGAGCAGCCCGTGATGTACGCCGGGCCCGTCGTCATCACCTGACCGGAAGGATCCGCCATGGCGTTCGATGCGTCGCTCTACTTTCGGCTGGTCAGCAACCTGACCAGCCCGCTGGACCTGTCCACCGCCGCCTCGGTGCTGGACAAGAGCGCCCAGATCCCCCTCACGCAAGGGTCGGGGGCCGGCCAGGCGGACAAGGTGTGGCACGACACCCGCACCATCACGGCGAGCGCGACCGACACGCTGGACCTGGCGGGCGGCGGGCTCACCGACCCGTTCGGAGCCGCGTTCACCCTCGCCAGGATCAAGGGCCTGCTGGTCGTCGCGGCAGGCGGCAACACCAACAACGTTAACGTGCAGCGCCCGGCGACCAACGGTGTGCCGCTGTTCAGCGCCGTGTCCTCGAACATCGCCGTGCACCCGGGCGGGGTGTTCCTGTGGATGGCTCCATCAGCGGCGGGCGTGGTGGTCACGGCAGGCACCGGCGACCTCATCGACTTCGTCAACTCCAGCGGCGGCACGCCGGTGACCTACGACGTCGTCATCATCGGCGCGTCCAGCTAGGAGGGGTGATGGAAACGGCGTGGATCAAGCATCCGCGGATCGACGACGGCCAGCGGGTCATCGAGGTGCCCGAGTCGGCGGTGCCGCACCACCAGCGGGCCGGATGGGAGCGCACCGACCCTCCGCCCCCACCTCCCGAAGACGACCCGCAGGACGAAGCCCCGGCAGACGCCGGGGCTTCCGCATTGAAGGACCCCGACCAGACGCCGCGGCGTCGCCGCACCACCAGCAGAGGAGATGACTGATGCCAGCAACCCCGCTCGCCGCGGTGACCCGCTACTGGAGCGTCGCAGTCAACAAGTGGTACTTCGTTCCGGCGATCAGCAACAAGAGCGCGCCCACCCGGCTCGAACTCAACGCCGGCACCGACCTCACGGGGGAGGTCGCCGACTCCTCCGGGTGGACGACCACCGGCGACACCATCGAGGCCCCCGACGGCAACTCGGTGTTCATCGCCCAGGTCGCCGGGCCGGTGAAGGCGGACGACTCCTCGCTGACCATCTACGCCGACCCGACCGGTAATGATGCCCGGACCCTGCTGCCGCGCGGCACGACGGGGTTCGTCGTCCGCCTCGGCGGCGGAGACACGGCCGGTCGAAAGATGGACGTCTTCCCGATCAGGGTCAAGACGGTCGGCAAGCAGTACGGCGGCACGGCCACCGAACCGGCGAAGTTGGAGATCTCCTTCGCGATCACCTCCACGCCCGCCGAAGACGTCACGATCCCGTAAGGAGCTGACCTTGACTTTCCTCTCCAAGGACGACCTGTGGGAGGTCTCCAGTGAGATCCCCTACGACGACGTGCGGCTCGTCGACCCGGACGGCAAGTACCGCGGCACCATGCGGGTGCGCGGCATGACCGCCGATGAGGCGCAGGTGTGGCAGAACGCCCAGATGGTCACCGTCGGGAACAAGCAGAGGGTGGATCGCAGGGACGCCGCGTCCAAGCTCGTGCTGCTGACGGTGGTGAAGGAGGACTTCTCACCGTTCTTCGAGAAGTCCGACCTACTGAAGATCCGCAAGATGCCCGCGTGGATCCTCAACGCCCTCACCGAGGCCGCGATCAAGCAATCCGGGATGAGTGAGGACGCCAAAGTCGAGATCGAAGAGGATTTCGATCCCGCCCAGAGCGAGGACTAGCTCACCGGCTGGCCCTCGCGCTGGGCGGCATGACCGTCGCCGAGCTGCTGCGCCGCATGTCCGCTCGCGAGTTCGCCGAGTGGGCCGTCTACGAGGGGCTGTACGGGCCGATCGGCCCCGGCCGGGATGACGCCCTGGCCGCCCTCATCGCCTTCCATGTGGTGAACGTGATGCGGGACTCCTCCAAGGGGCCCGATCTGAAACCTGCCGACTTCCTCCCCGCGTGGGAGCCCCCCACCGAGGAGGCCGGCGTTGGCGAACGCGATCAAGAACCTCCTGATCCGCCTGACCGTTTCTGAGAACACCGACCGCGGGATCGCCAAGGTCAACCGGAACCTGGAGCAGGCGGCCGACCGAGCGGACCGGGCAAACAAGTCCTTCGGTGGACTCCACCTCAGCCTTGGCCGCCTTGGTGATGCCGCCTCTGGCCTCGGCGGTCACCTGGCCGGCGTAGGCCGTCAGCTCGGGTCGCTGGCCGTCGGAGTGACCGCGTCGGTGGCTAAGTACGCCGCGGCGGCCGGGGCGATGGCGACGTTAGCTGCCGGCGCCGCGTCGGCTGCGTCGAGCGTGCTGTCCCTGGTCGCCGCTCTGGCTCCGGCGGCAGGAGCGCTCGCTGCGGTGCCGGGCGCTGTTGCGGGCTTCATCGCCATCAACGCCGTGCTGAAGCTGAGCCTCTACGCGGTGGGCGACGCCATGAAGGCCGCCTACGACAACGACGCCAAGAAGTTCGAGTCCGCGCTGGAGAAGCTGACGCCGGCCGCGCGCGACTTCGCTCAGGAGTTCAAAGCCACCGTCCCGGCGATGAAGGAATTCCAGCAGGCCGCCCAGACGGGATTCTTCTCCCAGCTCAACGGGAGCCTCGGCCACTTCGTCGATCTCCTGCGCGGCACTCAGCCCTGGATTGAAGGGCTGGCGAACAACCTTGGCTACTTCGCCCGCCAGGTGCTGGTTTTCGCCACAGCCGAGAACAGCGTCCGCCAGTTCAACTCGATTCTCGGTAGCACCAGTGGAGTCCTGACGGGCCTCGGGGGCGGGCTTCAGCCTCTGCTCGCCGGGTTCCTGGATCTCGCCGTTGTCGGCGCCAACTTCCTGCGCGGTCTGTCAATCGGCATCGGCGATGCTTCGGCCCGGTTCGGCGCGTGGCTGTCGCAGATCTCGGGTTCTGGTCAGGCCCTTCAGTGGATGAACGACGCGCTGGCGGTGTTCAAGCAGCTCGGCGCGATCCTGGGCGACGTCGGTGGGATCGCAAGGTCGGTTTTCACCGCGATGCAGACGGCTGGCACGGGCGCGCTCGGCGTTGTCGGTCAACTGCTCGACCGGGTGAATACGTTCCTGAAGTC containing:
- a CDS encoding phage tail assembly protein T, which codes for MTVAELLRRMSAREFAEWAVYEGLYGPIGPGRDDALAALIAFHVVNVMRDSSKGPDLKPADFLPAWEPPTEEAGVGERDQEPPDPPDRF
- a CDS encoding phage tail tube protein, producing MPATPLAAVTRYWSVAVNKWYFVPAISNKSAPTRLELNAGTDLTGEVADSSGWTTTGDTIEAPDGNSVFIAQVAGPVKADDSSLTIYADPTGNDARTLLPRGTTGFVVRLGGGDTAGRKMDVFPIRVKTVGKQYGGTATEPAKLEISFAITSTPAEDVTIP
- a CDS encoding HK97 gp10 family phage protein yields the protein MADVDGTAELRLFIKQLGKMPTDIRQDLRPKLKGIGQAALFSVRFQASWSTRIPRATRLQIGLSKRNPGIAIVVNKNQAPHARPFENGGQPGTFRHPVFWPRERKVVFGVERPDARIRDRWVNQTARPFLAKGARPHFAEVDRELKDVVDAAARKAGFR